From a region of the Gossypium raimondii mitochondrion, complete genome genome:
- the atp1 gene encoding ATP synthase F1 subunit 1 translates to MEFSPRAAELTTLLESRITNFYTNFQVDEIGRVVSVGDGIARVYGLNEIQAGEMVEFASGVKGIALNLENENVGIVVFGSDTAIKEGDLVKRTGSIVDVPAGKAMLGRVVDALGVPIDGRGALSDHERRRVEVKAPGIIERKSVHEPMQTGLKAVDSLVPIGRGQRELIIGDRQTGKTAIAIDTILNQKQMNSRATSESETLYCVYVAIGQKRSTVAQLVQILSEANALEYSILVAATASDPAPLQFLAPYSGCAMGEYFRDNGMHALIIYDDLSKQAVAYRQMSLLLRRPPGREAFPGDVFYLHSRLLERAAKRSDQTGAGSLTALPVIETQAGDVSAYIPTNVIPITDGQICSETELFYRGIRPAINVGLSVSRVGSAAQLKAMKQVCGSLKLELAQYREVAALAQFGSDLDAATQALLNRGARLTEVPKQPQYSPLPIEKQILVIYAAVNGFCDRMPLEKISQYERAIPKSIKPQLLQSLLEKGANERKIEPDTFLKESALPYL, encoded by the coding sequence ATGGAATTCTCTCCCAGAGCTGCGGAACTAACGACTCTATTAGAAAGTCGAATTACCAACTTTTACACGAATTTTCAAGTGGATGAGATCGGTCGAGTGGTCTCAGTTGGAGATGGGATTGCACGTGTTTATGGATTGAACGAGATTCAAGCTGGGGAAATGGTTGAATTTGCGAGCGGTGTGAAAGGAATAGCGTTGAATCTTGAGAATGAGAATGTAGGGATTGTTGTCTTTGGTAGTGATACCGCTATTAAAGAAGGAGATCTTGTCAAGCGCACTGGATCTATTGTGGATGTTCCTGCGGGAAAGGCTATGCTAGGACGTGTGGTCGACGCGTTGGGAGTCCCTATTGATGGAAGAGGAGCTCTAAGCGATCACGAACGAAGACGTGTCGAAGTGAAAGCCCCTGGGATTATTGAACGTAAATCTGTGCACGAGCCTATGCAAACAGGGTTAAAAGCGGTAGATAGTCTGGTGCCTATAGGCCGTGGTCAACGAGAACTTATAATCGGGGACCGACAAACTGGAAAAACAGCTATTGCTATTGATACCATATTAAACCAAAAGCAAATGAACTCAAGGGCCACCTCTGAGAGTGAGACATTGTATTGTGTCTATGTAGCGATTGGACAGAAACGCTCAACTGTGGCACAATTAGTTCAAATTCTTTCAGAAGCAAATGCTTTGGAATATTCCATTCTTGTAGCAGCCACCGCTTCGGATCCTGCTCCTCTGCAATTTCTGGCCCCATATTCTGGGTGTGCCATGGGGGAATATTTCCGCGATAATGGAATGCACGCATTAATAATCTATGATGATCTTAGTAAACAGGCGGTGGCATATCGACAAATGTCATTATTGTTACGCCGACCACCAGGCCGTGAGGCTTTCCCAGGCGATGTTTTCTATTTACATTCCCGTCTTTTAGAAAGAGCCGCTAAACGATCGGACCAGACAGGCGCAGGTAGCTTGACCGCCTTACCCGTCATTGAAACACAAGCTGGAGACGTATCGGCCTATATTCCCACCAATGTGATCCCCATTACTGATGGACAAATCTGTTCGGAAACAGAGCTCTTTTATCGAGGAATTAGACCTGCTATTAACGTCGGCTTATCTGTCAGTCGCGTCGGGTCTGCCGCTCAGTTGAAAGCTATGAAACAAGTCTGCGGTAGTTTAAAACTGGAATTGGCACAATATCGCGAAGTGGCCGCCCTTGCTCAATTTGGGTCAGACCTTGATGCTGCGACTCAGGCATTACTCAATAGAGGTGCAAGGCTTACAGAAGTACCGAAACAACCACAATATTCACCACTGCCAATTGAAAAACAAATTCTAGTCATTTATGCTGCTGTCAATGGATTCTGTGATCGAATGCCATTAGAAAAAATTTCTCAATATGAGAGAGCTATTCCAAAAAGTATAAAACCTCAATTACTACAATCACTTTTAGAAAAAGGTGCTAACGAAAGAAAGATAGAACCAGATACATTCTTAAAAGAAAGCGCTTTGCCTTACCTATGA
- the mttB gene encoding transport membrane protein (start codon not determined), with amino-acid sequence ITHIYISYEFHFASETILGEVRIRSVRILIGLGLTWFTRYWFPEELISSLAKPFLTLPLDSYFVCTQLTEAFPTYVATSSIACSYFVFPLISYQIWCFLIPSCYGEQRTKYNRFLHLSGSRFSLFLFLTPPRVVPNVWHFPYFVGATSTNSLMIKLQPKIYDHIMLTVRISFIPSVCSQVPVIVIRLPEPRGLSVETFTNNRRFLMVFSLFTAALSTPPDIWCQIVARFLISLIIELAIFVASIVQVREEGWTSGMRESGSIDKKD; translated from the coding sequence ATTACTCATATATATATATCCTATGAATTTCATTTTGCATCGGAAACTATTCTAGGAGAAGTTCGAATCCGTTCCGTTCGGATATTGATCGGTCTTGGTTTGACATGGTTTACGCGTTACTGGTTCCCGGAAGAGTTAATATCTTCATTAGCTAAACCCTTTCTTACCCTGCCTTTGGACTCGTATTTTGTTTGTACACAATTAACGGAGGCCTTCCCGACATATGTTGCAACGTCTTCAATAGCATGCTCTTACTTCGTCTTTCCTTTAATAAGTTATCAAATTTGGTGCTTTTTGATCCCCAGTTGCTATGGAGAACAAAGGACGAAATACAATCGATTCCTCCATTTAAGTGGTTCTCGCTTCTCCTTGTTCCTGTTCCTAACTCCTCCCCGGGTAGTTCCCAATGTTTGGCACTTTCCATACTTCGTGGGTGCAACATCAACAAATTCGCTCATGATCAAGTTACAACCTAAGATCTATGACCATATTATGTTAACTGTTCGTATTTCGTTCATTCCATCGGTATGCTCCCAGGTACCTGTAATTGTGATCCGTTTGCCAGAACCAAGGGGTCTTTCTGTGGAAACCTTCACGAACAATCGTCGTTTTTTGATGGTTTTTTCGCTTTTCACAGCAGCTCTTTCCACACCTCCGGATATCTGGTGCCAAATCGTCGCCCGTTTCCTTATTTCTTTGATAATAGAGTTGGCTATCTTTGTGGCATCGATTGTACAAGTTCGTGAAGAGGGCTGGACGAGTGGAATGAGGGAGAGCGGCTCGATCGACAAAAAAGATTAG
- the nad9 gene encoding NADH dehydrogenase subunit 9, protein MDNQFIFKYSWETFPKKWVKKMERSEHGNRSDTNTDYLFQLLCFLKLHTYTRVQVSIDICGVDHPSRKRRFEVVYNLLSTRYNSRIRVQTSADEVTRISPVVSIFPSAGRWEREVWDMFGVSSINHPDLRRISTDYGFEGHPLRKDLPLSGYVEVRYDDPEKRVVSEPIEMTQEFRYFDFASPWEQRSDG, encoded by the coding sequence ATGGATAACCAATTCATTTTCAAATATAGTTGGGAGACTTTCCCCAAGAAATGGGTAAAAAAAATGGAAAGATCGGAACATGGGAATAGATCTGATACCAATACAGACTACCTATTTCAATTGTTGTGCTTTCTAAAATTGCATACCTATACAAGGGTTCAAGTTTCGATCGATATTTGCGGAGTTGATCATCCCTCTCGAAAACGAAGATTTGAAGTGGTCTATAATTTACTGAGTACTCGGTATAACTCACGCATTCGTGTACAAACCAGTGCAGACGAAGTAACACGAATATCCCCGGTAGTAAGTATATTTCCATCAGCCGGCCGGTGGGAGCGAGAAGTTTGGGATATGTTTGGTGTTTCTTCCATCAATCATCCGGATCTACGCCGTATATCAACAGATTATGGTTTCGAGGGTCATCCATTACGAAAAGACCTTCCTCTGAGTGGATATGTGGAAGTACGCTATGATGATCCAGAGAAACGTGTGGTTTCTGAACCCATTGAGATGACCCAAGAATTTCGCTATTTTGATTTTGCCAGTCCTTGGGAACAGCGTAGCGACGGATAA